From the genome of Schaalia odontolytica:
GCCGACCGAGACTCGCACGCCCACGCGGAAGGGGCGCACGATGAGGCCGACGCGCGCGCATGCCTCGACGAGGCCGTAGACGTCGCCGCGGATCAGGTAGAAGTTCGACTGGCTGTCGGGGATGTCGTAGCCGAGTGCGCGCAGGGCCGGGATGATGCGCTCGCGCTCGGCGATGATCTCGGCGACCGCGCGCTGCACGCCCTCGGCGTCCTTCAGGGAGGCGAGGGCCGCGGCGAGGGCAAGGGAGCTGACGCCGAAGGGGACGAGGAGAGCCTGGATCGCGCCGATCACCTCGGGATCGCCGATGGCGTAGCCGACGCGCACGCCGGCCAGGGCGTGCGCCTTGGAGAACGTGCGCATGACGATGACGTTGGGGTGTTCTTCGATGAGGGGGACCGCTGTGCGCACGCCGGGCTTGGTCGCGAAGTCGATGTAGGCCTCGTCGACGATGACCATGACGTCATCGGGGACGTCGGCGACGAAACCGGCGATCTCCTCGTAGGTGAGGGCCGGGCCGGTCGGGTTGTTGGGCGAGCAGACGATGACGGCGACGGTGTCGGGCGTGATCGCGGCGCGCATGGCGTCGAGGTCGTGGGTGGCGTCCGGGAGGAGCTCAACGGGCACGGGTTCGCCGCCCACGGAGGGAATGGCGATCGGGTAGGACTCGAAGGAGCGCCAGGGGAAGACGACCTGGCTGCCGGGCTGGCAGACGGCGGACAGTGCGGCGACGAGGATCGCCGAAGAACCAGTACCCACACACACCTGGTCGGCACCGACGCCGAAGCGCTGCGCGAGGGCCTCGCGCAGGGGCGCGGCCGTCAGGTCGGGGTAGCGGTTGATCGTCTCGAGCTCGCGGGCGATCGCCTCAAGCACCGCTGGGCTGGGCGGCGTCGGCATCTCGTTGGAGGAGATTTTGACGGCGTCGGGCGCGGTCTTGCTGGGAACGTAGCGAGGCAGGGAGGCGACGGCGGGACGGATGCGCAGGTTGGTCATGTGTGTAGTCCTATCCCATGGACTTGGACCGTGCAAGCATCATCCCACTGCGCAAGAATGGAGAAATGGACTTTATTGCTCGTTTATTGGCCACGATGGCCGGCCTGTGGGTGACGACCCGCGTGGTCTCGTCGATCTCGATCGAGTCGTCGTCGGCGTCGCAAACCGTCATCGTTCTGGCGGCCGTCGCCCTCGTGTTCACTGCGGTGAACTCGATCATCAAGCCTGTGGTGACGACGCTGGCATTCCCCCTGTACCTCCTCACTTTCGGCCTGTTTGCCCTGGTGACGAACTCTCTGCTCTTCGCGCTGACGGGGTGGCTGTCCACGTCGCTCGGATTCCCCATGACGACGGGCGGCTTCTGGTCCTGCCTGTTCGGCGCGGTCATCACCTCCGTGGTGTCCTCGATCGTCTCGGGCATCCTGCGGGATAAGAAAGACAAGCGGGACTGACTCGGCTCCCCTCTCCGTCGAGGCGCATTACCCCTGGGTAATGCGCCTCGTTTGATAGTGGTGGATGGTGGTCTGCGTGTCCTGGGTGAGGCCGAGCGCCTGGGTGCGGCGGGCCTCGGCGGCCGCCAGCGCGCTCAGGCCCGGATCGGACGAGGCCCGGGCGGCGTCCAGGGTGCTTCTTATTTCATCCACGTACAGCGGCGCGCTGTGCGAGGAGGGAACCGGATCTTCGGGGTGAGCCGCGGCCTCGTAGTCGTGGAACCTGACGGTCGTCACGTTGTCCCCACGGGTCGCGTTCCCGTCCAGACCGGGAACGATGTCGCCCGAGTTTTCGTAGGAGAGGACGGGCACGTCGCTGGGCGCAACCGTCGCCGTGGGCGAGCCGGCGGTAACGACCGAGACGACGTTGTAGCGTGCGCGCACGGCGGGGTCGGCGGCCAGCTGAGCCGCCATGATGCCGCCCTGCGAGTGGCCGGCAAACTCGACGGCTTCCTCGGGCGGGATACCGGCCGCCTCCATGGCTTCCATGATCGCGTCGAGCTGATCCGAGGCCATTCCCGCCACGCCCTGCAGGTTGGTGGTCATGTCCTGAGGGCCCGACTGCCCGATGGCAAACGATTGGGTGCCTCGAATGTCGACGGTCCACGAGCGGGTCGTCGTGCCATCCTCCCCCACAGTCACGTGTTCCTCGATGGCGATCTCTCCGTTGTCAGCATCGCCCCCGTGCATGTCGACGATGTGCTCGATGGTGTCGGCACTGGTGGCGACGCCCTCGTAGTGGGTGTCGGGTGCCGCGTCGGGCATGGCCGCGAGCGCGGACTGGGTGCGTGCGTCGAGGACACGCGAGGGCATCAGGGAGCCCAGTCCGTTGGGCCGAATGCGGGCATCGCCGTCCGTGCCTCGAACGATGACCCCGCAGCTGACTCCATGGCCCCAGCGGAAGTCAACGAGCCCCAGGTACGCAAGGAAGGGCGCGGCGAGCGCGGCCATCCCGGACGCCGATTGCGTGGACGTCGAGTTCAGATCCTGGCTGACTCCCAGCCCGGACAGCGCACCTGCGACCCCTCGGTAGACGGGCGAGGAGTTGACGTCCAGGGCGAACCTACCGAGGTCGCGCTGAAACAATGCCCCAGATTCCGCATCTCCGTGCCGCGCGAAGGTGATGCCGTCGATCACGGTGTCACATAGGTCTTTCTCTGCCGCCAACACCGCGAAGCCGGGCATAAGAACGGTGGGCAGCCAGGGGACCCCCGCGCTCGCGGAGGCATCCTGAAACCCGTGGTAGAACGCCACGCCACCGGTGGCCAGGGCGCCGCCTGGCGAGAGGGCGAACGCTCCGAGGCTTCGCCAGCTGAGCTGCGCTCCCAACGGGCTGCCGGGTACGGCCTCCCACAGGGAGGCAGCCGCGTTCGCATCCGCGTACGTGAGGGCCGCGTCCTGCATCTTCCATCGCAGGTCGTCAACGCTGGACTGAAGGGCGTCGAGGGCGCTCAGGGCGGCGCTAATCGCGCCTATGAGGCCAGCCGCCGTCTCCGGGGCAAAAATCGAGGCCAGGTCGGCCTCGGCGAGGGCGGCGTTGAGCGCGAGGCGCGCGGGCCCAATCGAGAGGTTCTCTTCGTACGTGACGAGGGTATGCGTGGCGCACAGCTCGTTGACGTCGACGCTGAAGGAGCCCGAGGACACGGACACGTGTCGGTTCGGATCGAAAGCCACGGTCACCACGCTCCGAGCATGACGAGTTCGGGATGAAGTACGGCTGATTCGGCGGACTCGGCAAGGCTGCGCGCGAGGCCCTGCGTCCGCTCCGTATCAAAGGCTGGGACGAGGTCGAGGGCCTGTTGGATCTGGTCGAGGACTGCCTGAGCGCCGGCGACGACCTCGCCGCAGCGCGCCCGGTATGAGTCACCCCCTACTCCCGTCCACTGCGGGCACGACGCACCCGCGAGTACCCCGCGCAGGCCGTCGACGAGGCCCTGGGCGGCTTGGAGAGACAGGCCTGGGCTGGTCGGATCGAGGATCATGGTGTCTCCCATCATCGGAAGAGTCGTTACTTGTCCTCGCACGCTACGCCGCCCCACTCCCCCACCACCAGCCGCGCAGCGCCGCCTGTGGATAACCACCCGACGCCACCCACCCCTGTGGACGACACGCCCGGGGACGTCACGCGCCCACCCGCCCAGCCCCGGCCTCGTACGTTACCCACGCCACGAACCGCCGAGCGGACTGGGCGTCCCGATGGCCCCTCGTTCTGGGAAGATAGGGGTATGAGCGACACGATGACACTGTTCTCCACTGCCCACGGATATTCGGACCTGGCGGGCGGGGGTGAACCGCTCAGCCCCCTGGACGGCCGCTACCGCGCGGTGGCCGCGCCCCTGGCGAACTACCTGTCCGAGGCGGGCCTGAACCGCGCGCGCGTGCACGTCGAGATCGAGTGGCTGATTTTCCTGCTCGACAACTCGGTCCTGCCGGGAGCACCCACGTTGACCGACGCCGAGCGCGACTACCTGCGCGCCCTCACGCGCGACTTCGGCGCCGACCACATCAAGCGCCTAGGCGAGTTCGAGGCCGTTACCCGCCACGACGTCAAGGCCGTCGAGTACCTGATCGGCGAATACCTCGAGGCGGCCTCCGAGAAGCTGGGCGAGGGCACGAATCTGCCGTCGCTACGCGAGGTCGTCCACATCTTCTGCACCTCCGAGGACATCAACAACCTGGCGTACGCGCTGACGATCAAGGCCGCGACCGAGCAGGTGTGGCTGCCCGCGATCCGCGCGCTCCTGGATCGCCTGCGCGGCCTCGCCGAGGCCGGGGCGGCCGTCCCGATGCTGGCGCACACGCACGGACAGCCGGCAACCCCCGTGACGATCGGCAAGGAGATGGCTGTGTTCGCGCACCGCCTGTCCCGCCAGATCAAGCGCGTCGAGGCCACGGAGTACCTGGGCAAGATCAATGGCGCGACGGGCACGTGGGCCGCGCACGTCGTGTCGGTGCCGGGTGCGGATTGGCCGACGCTGGCTCGCTCTTTCGTGGAGGGCCTGGGCCTGACGTGGAACCCGCTGACCACGCAGATTGATTCGCACGACTGGCAGGCCGAGCTGTACGCGGACGTGGCGCGCGCTGGTCGTATCGCCCACAACCTGGCGACGGACGCGTGGACCTACATTTCGATGGATTACTTCCACCAGAACCTGGCGGCGCAGGGCTCGACGGGATCGTCGACGATGCCGCACAAGGTCAACCCGATTCGCTTCGAGAACGCGGAGGCGAACCTGGAGGTGTCGAACGCGCTGCTGGATTCCCTGGGCGCGACGCTGGTGACCAGCCGCATGCAGCGCGACCTGACGGATTCGACGACGCAGCGCAACGTGGGCGTCGCGTTTGGTCACGCGGTACTGGCCTATGACAACCTGGTGCGCGGCCTGGATGGCATCGAGATCAACGCTGCTCGCATGGCGCAGGATTTGGACGCGAATTGGGCGGTGCTCGGCGAGGCCGTCCAGCAGGCGATGCGCGCCGCCGCGATCGCGGGCGCGACCGGCATGGCGAACCCGTACGAGCGCCTTAAGGAGCTGACGCGCGGCCACGAGGTGGGCGCGGAAGACATGCGCGAGTTCATCGCTGGCCTGGGTCTTCCGGCCGAGGTGGAGGAGCGCCTCCTTGCGCTGACCCCCGCGACCTACATCGGCCTGTCCGAGCGCCTGGCGCGCTGGGAGGCCTGAACTCTATCGGTTGGGGCGGCGGGTGCGCGGTTGGTCCGCGCCTCGCCGCCCGTGCCGTTTCTCGACTATATCGACGAGGCCGGGGCAGGTTTACGAGCCTGACTGGGCACCGCTCTGGTAGCCAGTCTGCGAATCGGACTGGGTGCCGGATTGTGGGGTGACGTGGGCACCCGGGGTGAGCGTGGGGACCGGGTGCAGGTCGGGGTCCGTGTTGTCGCTGACCGTCACGTGCACACCCGGGAACGCCTCCTCCACCGACGGCAAAACGAACTGACCGGGATCATTCAGAGCGTGAGAGGTCGGCAGGCACGCGGAGTAGGATCTCATCTCGATACCGGTCTCGGTGTACTTAAACTGAGCGGAGTTACCGTCATTGTCCGTGAAGTAGATCTTCCGGCTCCCATCTTCACGGAAGTCGTCTTGCATCCACAGACCAGACGTACCGTCACGCCGGTGAGTGTTGACGACCTCCCCAAGCCGATCAAAGGAGATCTGCGGAGCCACCGTGCTGTAGCCAACGACCCGATAGCCTTGCGTGTTGTCGATCCCGCACGCCTGCACGTAGGGCAGGCCCATCACCGTCAGCTCGCCGCCCGTCTCGGCGGCCACCTGCCCGGCCATGCGCGACAGCTCCGGCAGCTGACGGCTCATGTACTCCTCGAAGCTCACACGCTGAGGGAAGGGAACGAGCTTACCTTGACGCGGCATCACCGCATCCCACCCATACAAACCGGCCACTACCACGGCCGCCGCGAGACCAACACGCGCTGGCGTCCACTTCATGGCTCTCAACTCCCCGACTTCTTATCAGAGCCCGTCGTCACCTGACGGAAAATCAACGGGTTCCTCTGCTTATTCGCGTCGAACGCGTCAACTATCGTTACCCGAGAGAACAACTCCTCGGGCTCAGGAAAACGAAGACGCTGAGACATTCCGTCAGGCTGCGCCGCGGGCAGGCACCCTGAATCAAAGAAGACAGAGATCGTATCGTCCTCCAAGTGGTAGAAACTGAGCACATTACCATCTTGGTCACCAACATCGACGCTACGCTTCTTTTCCTTGTCCCGAGGAACAGGATCAGTCGAATAGCTGAACCCGTAGCGCTGAGCACCGTCTGCGACAACCCGGGTCAGATCCTCATAATCCATCAACGGGATGTAATAGCGGGCCAAACGAATCTCAAACCCATTCGACGTGGGACCGCAGCTCCATACGTAAGGCTTCTCACCGACTCCGAGTGTTCCTCCCGCTTCCACCGCGACATCCTCAACGATGCTCATGTACCGAGGCACGGTCTCGTCGATGAATACCTCCATCGTCTGACGCTCAGAGTTAGACTCACCCTCGTCACCGCGCCCAAAATACTGACTCGCATCATTGGAAAGCCCCGGCACGCACGCCGCCAGAAGCAACGAGGCACAGCCGGCGCCCAGCAGCGTGACCAGCCGTTTCCGGCTCATTGCCTCTCCTTCTTACCCACGATGACCTTACCGATATCTTCGAGGGCATAGTTATGTTTGCCTTCCTTGTCCGGTTTATGGAAATACGAGGAGTGATTCCCATCAGGCCTGTGCCATATGCCGTGTTTGTATCCTTCTCCCCCACTCGTATCTCCCGAGAGGTGCCCGATTCCTTCCAGGTGCTCGGGGTTGCGCCCAAAGGTACTGTCAGGCCCAATTCCCCGAACCGGATCAAGGTGTGGGGTCGCCGAGACCCACGTGTGGTCTGCGTCCACCCCCAACGTCCCGACGGCGCTCACCCCTGCGCCCGGGGAACCCGTGTACACAAGCTCATCGACGACGCCCTCTCCGATGTCGCGCATCGCAATGCCCGCAGTCGTCGACCCGTATGAATGCGGAATGATGCTCTGGTGCACGTCCAGTCCCCGCTCTGAGCGCCACGAGTGGATTCCCGTCACGAAGCCGTTCAGCTTCTCAGCTCCAGCCTCGGCTTTGTCGATCGACGTGACAGACGTGTCCCACGTCTTCACTATGTCCGGCGGAGCTTCGTAGCCTATCCAGGCGATGGTAGCCACGCTCCCATCGGTAGGAGCTCCATATGTGTCCGCCGCCCACTTGAGATTCTTCGCGAACTCGACATTGAGCCTGCCATTATCGCGAAAATTCGAGCCCATCCCCGGCACGAACGTCGCCACGTGCTGCGCGTTGTCGACGTCACCGATGGCGATTGCGGCACGGACGTTTTCACCAAGATTCCCCGGTTCAAGGACAAGGAGCGTCGCCCCAGCATTGCTACCGAGCTGCTCCGAAATAGCGTTCAGATCCGCCAAGCGATTCTGGAGATTCTCCTGCTTGTCGAGAAGGTCCGATGAGACCTCCTGTCCATTTTCACGCATACGGTCTATCTCTTGGTTCAGTTCGTCAAGTTCGTTCTGGGTCTTTTCAATCAGACCCGTTCCCGGAATACGATTTCCCGCGGCATCTACGTGTCCGTTCAACGCAAGCTCATTTGCCCTCGCCCGCGAGGCCATGTCGATTCCATTGAGATTGCCGTACTTTTCGGGATCCTTGTTGATGAGCGCCTCGCGCTCGGACTCCGACAGGAGTGCCCACCACACGGAGACCTCCTCGGGACTCCACGCGGGGTCGGCGTCGTCGGCCAAGCCCGCAGACGCCGAGTGGCGCCCCTCAGCTAGGACATACCGACCGTCGGCCAACGCCTGATAACGTGGCCCCACCGTTTCCTCGGCTTCCGTCGCAATTCTCACTGCATCGTCAATACAATCGCGCAGCTCGTCGAACTTACGCGGCACCGGCTCAAACCTCTTGTCAAGCGCATCTGGTTCAATGAGGCCACTCTCCGGAATGTCATACCCAACTTCTGCCGCGACCTCCCACGCGGACTTCCGCTTCGCCACGACCCGGCTCACGTACCCGTGCAGCTCCGCGGTCGCCAGCGCGTATTCAGTGAGTTCATTGAGGCACGAGTCCAGCTTGTCCTGGATCTCGGTGAGCCGCTCACGCATCCGGTCGGGACCCTCGCCCTGAGATCGGATATCGTTCGCAGCATGCTCGAGGTCAGCGATGATCTCGCGCGCCTCGCGCACCTCGGCCTCGATGAGGTCCTCGGCCTCCTCCACGTAGCTGAGTTCCCAGCTCTGAATGTCCGCCCAGGTCGCCATTACTGCTCCTCCCTCATGCGCAGCAGGTCGTCCATCGTCATCGCCGGGCCGCCGTGGTCGGTGTGCTGGAAGCTCACCGCAGCTTTATTTTCGGTTGCGTTATAGGCGTTGATCGAGTCGTTCACGGACTGGGAGAAATCGTCCAGGTCACGCGTCAGTGCGATGACCGCCTCGTCGATCGTCTCGCCGGCGCCGCGTCCCTGCCCCGCGAGCGGACTCCCGCCCACTGCGGATGAAATGTAGTCGCCCGCCGTCGCGACGGTCACCGACTGCAGTCTGCTGGACAGGTCTCTCGTGCGGTCGCGCAGGGCTTCGAGGTCCCCCTCTTCGATGACAAGATCGCCGGCCATGATGCTCCTTCGACGTCACTTCGGTGCTGTTAAGCCAGACCCTACCAAACGGTCATAAGGCGAACAACAGCGCCCCCCAAGGGGCGGGACACCCCGCCTCGTCAAAGGAACGAGGCCGACTCTCGCTGGCCGGTCACGGCCTCCAGGCGGGGTCGCACTCGGGCGCACCGTAGCGGTCGTAAAGCTCGTCGGGGCGCGCGATCTCGTCGGCGAAGCCGAGGGCGCTCATGTCGACAACGGTGTCGGTCTGCGCGCCAGGGGCCTCGAGATCGCCAGCCTCGTCGTGGGCGACGAGGACTCGTGCGCGCACGCTGACCGGCGCCATTTCGGGATTGTTCCAGGTTGCGCGGGTGATCGCGCCGAGGGCGCGCGTGGCAGCCTCGTGCTCCGACAGTGCGTCCGAGGAGGCCACGACCACGTCGATGGACACGAGAGAGGGACGCCCGAAGCCCTCGCCAACCTCGACGTGAACGACGCGGCGCGGCGCGCGGGACTCACCCGCACCGGCCTCGTGCGTGCGCACAGGGAAGCCGGAGTCGAGCGCCGAGGTCGCCAGGTCCACGAAACGCTGCGTGCGCCCAGTGCCCCTCGTCGAAGACAGGGCGCGCCACGCGATGCCCGCACCCAGGGCGCCCACGCCGAGCGCGCCGATCATGAGCGGCCCGGCGATCTGCGGGAGCCGACCGCGCAGGCCCGCGGAGGCCGCCTTGTTGACGGGGGTCGAGACGCGCATCCATCGGCGCACCTCGCGCAGGGGGGCGTTGGGGTCGGTCATGACCTGTCCTTTCTGAGGGAGGAGAGGGCGGAAACGATGCGCGCCGGGAGGGCCGCGCGACGCCTGGCTCGGGCGATACGCGGCAGGCGGGGGGCCGTGACCGCGTAGTCGATCGGGTAGGTGGCGGGTTCGAAGGAGCCCCCGCGTTCAAGCGCGGCGACCGTGTCCCACGTGCTCTCGGAGGTGGGGGTCAGGATGTCCTGCCAGATCTCGTAGTGCATGAC
Proteins encoded in this window:
- the hisC gene encoding histidinol-phosphate transaminase, whose product is MTNLRIRPAVASLPRYVPSKTAPDAVKISSNEMPTPPSPAVLEAIARELETINRYPDLTAAPLREALAQRFGVGADQVCVGTGSSAILVAALSAVCQPGSQVVFPWRSFESYPIAIPSVGGEPVPVELLPDATHDLDAMRAAITPDTVAVIVCSPNNPTGPALTYEEIAGFVADVPDDVMVIVDEAYIDFATKPGVRTAVPLIEEHPNVIVMRTFSKAHALAGVRVGYAIGDPEVIGAIQALLVPFGVSSLALAAALASLKDAEGVQRAVAEIIAERERIIPALRALGYDIPDSQSNFYLIRGDVYGLVEACARVGLIVRPFRVGVRVSVGSREQNDRFLSVAAEFARTAGVGA
- a CDS encoding phage holin family protein → MDFIARLLATMAGLWVTTRVVSSISIESSSASQTVIVLAAVALVFTAVNSIIKPVVTTLAFPLYLLTFGLFALVTNSLLFALTGWLSTSLGFPMTTGGFWSCLFGAVITSVVSSIVSGILRDKKDKRD
- a CDS encoding alpha/beta hydrolase, whose amino-acid sequence is MVTVAFDPNRHVSVSSGSFSVDVNELCATHTLVTYEENLSIGPARLALNAALAEADLASIFAPETAAGLIGAISAALSALDALQSSVDDLRWKMQDAALTYADANAAASLWEAVPGSPLGAQLSWRSLGAFALSPGGALATGGVAFYHGFQDASASAGVPWLPTVLMPGFAVLAAEKDLCDTVIDGITFARHGDAESGALFQRDLGRFALDVNSSPVYRGVAGALSGLGVSQDLNSTSTQSASGMAALAAPFLAYLGLVDFRWGHGVSCGVIVRGTDGDARIRPNGLGSLMPSRVLDARTQSALAAMPDAAPDTHYEGVATSADTIEHIVDMHGGDADNGEIAIEEHVTVGEDGTTTRSWTVDIRGTQSFAIGQSGPQDMTTNLQGVAGMASDQLDAIMEAMEAAGIPPEEAVEFAGHSQGGIMAAQLAADPAVRARYNVVSVVTAGSPTATVAPSDVPVLSYENSGDIVPGLDGNATRGDNVTTVRFHDYEAAAHPEDPVPSSHSAPLYVDEIRSTLDAARASSDPGLSALAAAEARRTQALGLTQDTQTTIHHYQTRRITQG
- the purB gene encoding adenylosuccinate lyase translates to MSDTMTLFSTAHGYSDLAGGGEPLSPLDGRYRAVAAPLANYLSEAGLNRARVHVEIEWLIFLLDNSVLPGAPTLTDAERDYLRALTRDFGADHIKRLGEFEAVTRHDVKAVEYLIGEYLEAASEKLGEGTNLPSLREVVHIFCTSEDINNLAYALTIKAATEQVWLPAIRALLDRLRGLAEAGAAVPMLAHTHGQPATPVTIGKEMAVFAHRLSRQIKRVEATEYLGKINGATGTWAAHVVSVPGADWPTLARSFVEGLGLTWNPLTTQIDSHDWQAELYADVARAGRIAHNLATDAWTYISMDYFHQNLAAQGSTGSSTMPHKVNPIRFENAEANLEVSNALLDSLGATLVTSRMQRDLTDSTTQRNVGVAFGHAVLAYDNLVRGLDGIEINAARMAQDLDANWAVLGEAVQQAMRAAAIAGATGMANPYERLKELTRGHEVGAEDMREFIAGLGLPAEVEERLLALTPATYIGLSERLARWEA
- a CDS encoding DUF4853 domain-containing protein, whose protein sequence is MKWTPARVGLAAAVVVAGLYGWDAVMPRQGKLVPFPQRVSFEEYMSRQLPELSRMAGQVAAETGGELTVMGLPYVQACGIDNTQGYRVVGYSTVAPQISFDRLGEVVNTHRRDGTSGLWMQDDFREDGSRKIYFTDNDGNSAQFKYTETGIEMRSYSACLPTSHALNDPGQFVLPSVEEAFPGVHVTVSDNTDPDLHPVPTLTPGAHVTPQSGTQSDSQTGYQSGAQSGS
- a CDS encoding DUF4853 domain-containing protein, producing MSRKRLVTLLGAGCASLLLAACVPGLSNDASQYFGRGDEGESNSERQTMEVFIDETVPRYMSIVEDVAVEAGGTLGVGEKPYVWSCGPTSNGFEIRLARYYIPLMDYEDLTRVVADGAQRYGFSYSTDPVPRDKEKKRSVDVGDQDGNVLSFYHLEDDTISVFFDSGCLPAAQPDGMSQRLRFPEPEELFSRVTIVDAFDANKQRNPLIFRQVTTGSDKKSGS
- a CDS encoding alpha/beta hydrolase, encoding MATWADIQSWELSYVEEAEDLIEAEVREAREIIADLEHAANDIRSQGEGPDRMRERLTEIQDKLDSCLNELTEYALATAELHGYVSRVVAKRKSAWEVAAEVGYDIPESGLIEPDALDKRFEPVPRKFDELRDCIDDAVRIATEAEETVGPRYQALADGRYVLAEGRHSASAGLADDADPAWSPEEVSVWWALLSESEREALINKDPEKYGNLNGIDMASRARANELALNGHVDAAGNRIPGTGLIEKTQNELDELNQEIDRMRENGQEVSSDLLDKQENLQNRLADLNAISEQLGSNAGATLLVLEPGNLGENVRAAIAIGDVDNAQHVATFVPGMGSNFRDNGRLNVEFAKNLKWAADTYGAPTDGSVATIAWIGYEAPPDIVKTWDTSVTSIDKAEAGAEKLNGFVTGIHSWRSERGLDVHQSIIPHSYGSTTAGIAMRDIGEGVVDELVYTGSPGAGVSAVGTLGVDADHTWVSATPHLDPVRGIGPDSTFGRNPEHLEGIGHLSGDTSGGEGYKHGIWHRPDGNHSSYFHKPDKEGKHNYALEDIGKVIVGKKERQ